A window of Pantoea agglomerans contains these coding sequences:
- a CDS encoding NAD(P)H-dependent oxidoreductase, with amino-acid sequence MHALVVVAHPDQDSFTHAVARALTSEIRAPHTFEIADLIAEGFDPRYAAADLALFRNESAPPADVLAEQKRIDGADALVLVYPVYWWSFPGVLKGWIDRVFTHGWAYQESPDGKIDKKLGRLQVHLLGIGGANLRTYARRGYYAAMRTQIDEGIFDYVGAPVKTSELILLPDADSPEARLATARQTGRRLFAD; translated from the coding sequence ATGCATGCACTGGTAGTGGTCGCCCATCCCGATCAAGATTCTTTTACTCACGCCGTCGCGCGGGCGCTAACCAGCGAGATTCGCGCGCCGCACACCTTTGAAATAGCCGATCTGATAGCGGAGGGGTTTGATCCGCGCTATGCCGCCGCCGATCTGGCGCTGTTCCGCAATGAATCCGCGCCGCCCGCCGATGTGCTGGCCGAGCAAAAGCGCATTGATGGCGCCGACGCGCTGGTGCTGGTTTATCCCGTTTACTGGTGGTCATTTCCCGGCGTGCTGAAGGGCTGGATCGATCGCGTCTTTACTCACGGCTGGGCATATCAGGAGAGTCCCGACGGCAAAATCGACAAGAAGCTGGGCCGCCTGCAGGTGCATCTGCTGGGAATTGGCGGGGCAAATCTGCGCACCTATGCGCGGCGCGGCTACTATGCCGCGATGCGCACGCAGATCGACGAGGGCATTTTTGACTATGTCGGCGCGCCGGTGAAAACCTCGGAGCTGATCCTGCTGCCTGACGCCGACTCGCCGGAAGCCCGTCTGGCAACGGCGCGGCAAACGGGACGTCGGCTGTTTGCTGATTAA
- a CDS encoding DUF2502 domain-containing protein, which yields MKFAVFAALLTCLSPLAIHNVQAAGASISLAPGVTLNLGDQDRRGYYWDGGRWREPRWWHDRYQYNNHRWWRHEEWRRHQQWERERRWHERERRHHWREAQRHHDRHDRHDHHHH from the coding sequence ATGAAATTTGCTGTTTTTGCTGCTTTGCTGACCTGCCTGTCGCCATTGGCGATCCACAACGTTCAGGCTGCCGGCGCTTCTATCAGCCTGGCGCCGGGCGTGACCCTGAATCTGGGAGACCAGGATCGTCGCGGCTATTACTGGGACGGCGGCCGCTGGCGCGAGCCGCGCTGGTGGCACGACCGCTATCAGTATAATAACCATCGCTGGTGGCGCCATGAAGAGTGGCGCCGTCATCAGCAGTGGGAGCGCGAGCGACGCTGGCATGAGCGCGAGCGTCGCCACCACTGGCGCGAAGCGCAGCGCCATCACGATCGCCACGATCGCCATGACCACCACCATCACTGA
- the mgrA gene encoding L-glyceraldehyde 3-phosphate reductase, which translates to MTYLPHPGRYQQMEYRRSGRSGLKLPAISLGLWHNFGDNTRVDNSRELLRHAFDRGITHFDLANNYGPPPGSAEENFGRILREDFRAFRDELVISTKAGYTMWDGPYGDWGSRKYLISSLDQSLKRMGLEYVDIFYHHRPDPETPLEETMRALDQVVRQGKALYAAISNYPAERAAEAIAILRDLGTPCLIHQPRYSMFERGPENGLLETLGDNGVGCIAFSPLAGGVLTDRYLQGIPEDSRVASGSKFLREDQLTDEKMEKVRKLNEIAQQRGQKLAQMALAWTLRDARVTSVLIGASKTAQIDDAVEMLANQHFTIAELSAIEGVLL; encoded by the coding sequence ATGACCTACCTTCCGCATCCCGGTCGTTATCAGCAAATGGAATATCGCCGAAGCGGCCGCAGCGGGCTAAAACTGCCCGCGATTTCGCTTGGCCTGTGGCATAACTTTGGCGACAACACGCGCGTCGACAACAGCCGCGAGCTGCTGCGCCACGCGTTCGATCGCGGCATTACCCATTTTGATCTGGCCAATAACTATGGCCCGCCGCCGGGCTCGGCGGAAGAGAACTTTGGCCGCATTCTGCGCGAAGATTTCCGCGCGTTTCGCGATGAGCTGGTGATCTCCACCAAAGCGGGTTACACCATGTGGGATGGCCCCTATGGCGACTGGGGCTCGCGCAAATACCTTATCTCCAGCCTCGATCAGAGCCTGAAGCGCATGGGGCTGGAGTATGTAGATATTTTTTATCACCACCGCCCCGACCCGGAAACGCCGCTGGAGGAGACCATGCGCGCGCTGGATCAGGTGGTACGTCAGGGTAAAGCGCTCTATGCCGCCATCTCCAACTATCCGGCGGAACGTGCGGCGGAAGCGATCGCCATTCTGCGCGATCTCGGCACGCCCTGTCTGATCCATCAGCCGCGCTATTCAATGTTTGAACGCGGCCCGGAAAATGGCCTGCTGGAAACCCTGGGCGACAACGGCGTCGGCTGCATCGCCTTCTCTCCGCTGGCGGGCGGCGTACTGACCGACCGCTATCTGCAGGGTATTCCCGAGGATTCGCGCGTGGCGAGCGGCAGCAAGTTCCTGCGCGAAGATCAGCTTACCGACGAGAAAATGGAAAAAGTGCGCAAGCTGAATGAGATTGCGCAGCAGCGCGGCCAGAAGCTGGCGCAGATGGCGCTGGCGTGGACGCTGCGCGACGCGCGCGTCACCTCGGTGCTGATCGGCGCAAGCAAAACCGCGCAGATCGACGACGCGGTGGAGATGCTGGCTAATCAGCATTTTACCATCGCCGAACTCTCCGCTATCGAAGGCGTACTGCTCTAA
- a CDS encoding thiamine pyrophosphate-binding protein, with protein sequence MQRFTVGDYLLTRLQEMGVGHLFGVPGDYNLQFLDRVIAHRDIGWVGCANELNAAYAADGYARCRGAAALLTTFGVGELSAINGTAGSFAEYLPVIHIVGAPASGAQKRGDCVHHSLGDGDFRHFLRMAGEVSAATAQLSAGNAAAEIDRVLATAMREKRPGYLMLAVDVAEAEVAPPAAPLDAAPGSSEQARRAFRAAAEQLLAPARRVALLADFLAGRWQQQAALAQLRRLRAVPCATLLMGKGVLDERQPGYVGTYAAAGSEPGICELIEQTDVTVCVGVRFNDTLTAGFTQNFAASQLIDLQPFAASVAGERFAPLNMADALGELEALFGRYGAGWALAPQPQPVETADARADISQSAFWQAMQRFLQPGDIILADQGTAAFGAAALRLPSGAQLLVQPLWGSIGYTLPAAFGAQTAAPAQRVILITGDGSAQLTIQELGSMLRDRQTPIIFLLNNEGYTVERAIHGATQRYNDIAQWNWTALPQALCLHGQAQSWRVTECVQLEEVMARLQAPDYLTLVEVVMPKDDLPPLLHKVTACLAQRNGE encoded by the coding sequence ATGCAACGCTTTACCGTAGGAGATTATCTGCTGACGCGTCTGCAGGAAATGGGCGTCGGCCATCTGTTTGGCGTGCCGGGCGACTATAACCTGCAGTTTCTTGATCGGGTGATCGCCCATCGCGATATCGGCTGGGTAGGCTGCGCCAACGAACTCAACGCCGCCTACGCCGCAGACGGCTACGCCCGCTGTCGCGGCGCGGCGGCGTTGCTGACCACCTTCGGCGTCGGCGAGCTGAGCGCCATCAACGGCACTGCCGGCAGCTTCGCCGAATATCTGCCGGTGATCCATATTGTGGGCGCGCCCGCCAGCGGGGCGCAAAAGCGCGGCGACTGCGTACACCATTCGCTGGGGGATGGCGATTTCCGTCACTTTCTGCGCATGGCGGGCGAAGTCAGCGCGGCGACGGCGCAGCTCAGCGCGGGCAACGCCGCGGCGGAAATCGATCGGGTGCTGGCCACCGCGATGCGTGAAAAGCGGCCGGGCTACCTGATGCTGGCGGTTGATGTCGCCGAGGCTGAGGTGGCGCCGCCCGCCGCGCCGCTTGACGCTGCGCCGGGATCCAGCGAGCAGGCGCGCCGCGCGTTTCGCGCCGCCGCCGAACAGCTGCTGGCGCCGGCGCGCCGGGTCGCGCTGCTGGCGGACTTTCTCGCCGGACGCTGGCAGCAGCAGGCGGCGCTGGCGCAGCTACGGCGGCTGCGCGCCGTTCCCTGCGCCACGCTGCTGATGGGCAAAGGCGTGCTGGACGAGCGCCAGCCTGGCTACGTCGGCACCTACGCCGCAGCGGGCAGCGAGCCCGGCATCTGCGAGCTGATTGAGCAGACCGACGTCACTGTCTGCGTCGGCGTGCGCTTCAACGATACCCTGACGGCGGGCTTTACCCAAAACTTTGCCGCTTCGCAGCTGATCGATCTGCAGCCTTTCGCCGCCAGCGTTGCGGGCGAGCGCTTTGCGCCGCTCAACATGGCGGATGCGCTGGGCGAGCTGGAGGCGCTGTTTGGGCGCTACGGCGCAGGCTGGGCGCTGGCGCCGCAGCCGCAGCCGGTCGAAACGGCGGATGCGCGCGCCGATATCAGCCAGAGCGCCTTCTGGCAGGCGATGCAGCGCTTTCTCCAGCCGGGCGATATTATCCTCGCCGATCAGGGCACCGCCGCCTTTGGCGCGGCGGCGCTGCGCTTGCCGTCCGGCGCACAGCTGCTGGTGCAGCCGCTCTGGGGCTCTATTGGCTATACTCTTCCGGCAGCCTTCGGCGCGCAGACCGCCGCGCCTGCGCAGCGGGTGATCCTGATTACCGGCGACGGCTCGGCTCAGCTGACGATCCAGGAGCTGGGCTCGATGCTGCGCGACCGGCAAACGCCGATTATTTTCCTGTTGAACAATGAGGGCTATACGGTGGAGCGCGCCATCCACGGCGCGACGCAGCGGTATAATGATATTGCGCAGTGGAACTGGACCGCGCTGCCGCAGGCGCTTTGTCTGCACGGGCAGGCGCAGAGCTGGCGCGTCACCGAATGCGTGCAGCTGGAAGAGGTGATGGCGCGTCTGCAGGCGCCCGACTACCTGACGCTGGTCGAGGTCGTGATGCCCAAAGACGATCTGCCGCCGCTGTTGCACAAGGTGACGGCTTGCCTGGCGCAGCGCAACGGAGAATAA
- the glk gene encoding glucokinase, which produces MTTYALVGDVGGTNARLALCEVETGSISQAQTFSTSDYDSLEAVIRHYLGEQLQNVKDGCIAIACPITEDWVEMTNHDWAFSTSKMKASLGFDHLEIINDFTAVSMAIPMLKAEHVIQFGGGEPVKDKPIAIYGAGTGLGVSHLVHVDRRWVSLPGEGGHVDFAANSDEEDLILEVLRAELGHVSAERVLSGAGLVNLYRAIVKADNRVPENLKPKDVSERALADSCTDCRRALSLFCVIMGRFGGNLALNLGTFGGVYIAGGIVPRFLEFFKASGFRAAFEDKGRFRDYVSRIPVYMITHDQPGLLGAGAHLRQTLGRIL; this is translated from the coding sequence ATGACAACTTATGCCCTGGTCGGCGACGTCGGCGGCACCAACGCCCGACTCGCCCTGTGTGAGGTGGAAACCGGCAGCATCTCCCAGGCCCAAACATTCTCAACATCAGATTATGACAGCCTCGAAGCCGTCATCCGCCACTATCTTGGCGAGCAGCTGCAGAACGTTAAAGACGGCTGCATTGCCATTGCTTGCCCTATCACGGAAGACTGGGTCGAAATGACCAACCATGACTGGGCTTTTTCCACCAGCAAAATGAAAGCCAGCCTTGGCTTCGATCATCTGGAAATCATTAACGACTTCACCGCCGTTTCGATGGCGATCCCGATGCTGAAGGCTGAGCACGTGATTCAGTTCGGCGGCGGCGAGCCGGTGAAGGATAAGCCTATCGCAATTTACGGCGCGGGCACCGGGCTGGGCGTCAGCCATCTGGTGCATGTCGATCGCCGCTGGGTCAGCCTGCCGGGCGAGGGCGGCCACGTCGACTTCGCCGCCAACAGCGATGAGGAGGATTTGATCCTGGAGGTGCTGCGCGCTGAGCTGGGCCACGTCTCCGCGGAGCGCGTGCTCTCCGGCGCCGGTCTGGTGAATCTCTATCGTGCCATTGTGAAGGCGGATAACCGCGTACCGGAAAATCTCAAGCCAAAGGATGTCTCTGAGCGTGCGCTCGCCGACAGCTGCACCGACTGCCGTCGCGCGCTGTCGCTGTTCTGCGTGATTATGGGGCGTTTCGGCGGCAACCTGGCGCTGAATCTCGGCACCTTCGGCGGCGTCTATATCGCGGGCGGCATCGTGCCGCGCTTCCTGGAGTTCTTTAAGGCCTCGGGCTTCCGCGCCGCCTTTGAGGATAAAGGGCGCTTCCGCGACTACGTTTCCCGTATTCCGGTCTATATGATCACCCACGATCAGCCCGGCCTGCTGGGCGCTGGCGCGCATCTGCGACAGACGCTGGGGCGGATCCTGTAA